A genomic stretch from Caloenas nicobarica isolate bCalNic1 chromosome 3, bCalNic1.hap1, whole genome shotgun sequence includes:
- the GNG4 gene encoding guanine nucleotide-binding protein G(I)/G(S)/G(O) subunit gamma-4, with protein sequence MKELVSNSTTNISQARKAVEQLKMEAYMDRMKVSKAAADLLAYCDAHVGEDPLIIPVPASENPFREKKLFCTIL encoded by the exons atgaaggaaCTGGTGTCAAACAGTACAACCAATATATCTCAAGCCAGGAAAGCTGTGGAGCAATTAAAAATGGAGGCATACATGGATAGGATGAAG GTATCCAAAGCTGCAGCAGATTTATTGGCATATTGTGATGCTCATGTTGGAGAAGATCCCCTTATTATTCCAGTGCCTGCATCTGAAAATCCCTTTAGGGAGAAGAAACTGTTTTGTACTATTCTTTGA